One stretch of Clavibacter michiganensis DNA includes these proteins:
- a CDS encoding glycosyltransferase family 4 protein translates to MGDLSTTDAARTQTADLGGLTVCLVGINYWPETTGIAPYTTAMAEALTDAGASVHVVTGIPHYPQWKLQDERYAEGRRWEEMRDGVRITRVRHTIPETPDLAGRAKLEASFLRGALREVRRDTSEIVIAVTPSLAGLAAGALGRGRRPFGVLVQDLTGNAAGESGTTGGRASRLIASGEYALLRRADRIGVITPRFGDLLIQQGLPDASISGLPNFTHITPVDVSTAAARTRLGWTRDAFTVVHTGNMGMKQGLESVVEAARLSDARDLGIEFVLVGDGNQRAALEAQGAGIRSLRFVPPLDGDDYPYALAAADALLLNEKPGVREMSMPSKLTSYTSSKRPIIAAVEDGGITESVVREHGAAAIIPPGDPERLLQAAQDLRCDSDGAAALTTAAQRMYQNRYSPVSAHARYVRFAQSLATMGAGVPA, encoded by the coding sequence ATGGGGGATTTGAGCACGACCGACGCTGCGCGCACGCAGACGGCGGACCTGGGGGGCCTCACGGTCTGCCTGGTCGGCATCAACTACTGGCCGGAGACCACGGGCATCGCGCCGTACACGACCGCGATGGCCGAGGCGCTCACCGACGCGGGGGCGTCGGTGCACGTGGTCACCGGGATACCGCACTACCCGCAGTGGAAGCTGCAGGACGAGCGGTACGCCGAGGGCAGGCGCTGGGAGGAGATGCGCGACGGCGTCCGCATCACCCGCGTCCGCCACACCATCCCGGAGACGCCGGACCTCGCGGGCCGGGCGAAGCTCGAGGCGAGCTTCCTGCGCGGAGCGCTCCGCGAGGTGCGACGCGACACGAGCGAGATCGTCATCGCGGTCACGCCGTCGCTCGCCGGCCTCGCCGCCGGCGCGCTCGGCCGCGGCCGCCGTCCGTTCGGCGTCCTGGTGCAGGACCTCACGGGCAACGCCGCGGGGGAGTCCGGCACCACGGGAGGCCGAGCCTCGCGCCTCATCGCGTCGGGGGAGTACGCGCTCCTCCGCCGGGCCGACCGAATCGGCGTGATCACGCCCCGCTTCGGCGACCTGCTGATCCAGCAGGGCCTGCCCGACGCGTCCATCTCGGGGCTCCCGAACTTCACGCACATCACGCCGGTGGACGTCTCCACCGCAGCGGCCCGCACCCGGCTCGGCTGGACCCGGGACGCGTTCACCGTCGTCCACACCGGCAACATGGGCATGAAGCAGGGGCTGGAGTCGGTCGTCGAGGCCGCCCGCCTCTCGGACGCGCGCGACCTCGGCATCGAGTTCGTGCTCGTGGGCGACGGCAACCAGCGGGCCGCCCTCGAGGCGCAGGGCGCGGGGATCCGCTCGCTCCGATTCGTCCCGCCGCTCGACGGCGACGACTACCCGTACGCCCTGGCCGCGGCCGACGCGCTCCTGCTCAACGAGAAGCCGGGCGTGCGCGAGATGAGCATGCCGTCGAAGCTCACCTCGTACACGAGCAGCAAGCGCCCGATCATCGCCGCGGTCGAGGACGGCGGCATCACCGAGAGCGTCGTGCGCGAGCACGGAGCGGCGGCCATCATCCCGCCGGGCGACCCGGAGCGGCTGCTCCAGGCGGCGCAGGACCTCCGATGCGACAGCGACGGCGCCGCGGCCCTCACCACCGCCGCGCAGCGGATGTACCAGAACCGCTACTCGCCCGTGAGCGCCCACGCCAGGTACGTGCGTTTCGCGCAGTCGCTGGCCACCATGGGCGCCGGGGTCCCCGCGTGA
- a CDS encoding acetyltransferase has translation MTAAPDPTTDVPVIDLSRAPGEHQAWDRPKRTVYLWAVVELILVTNPWQISSSLRVRALRAFGAEIGDGVVFRPRTRVKFPWKLRIGDRSWIGEGVWFHNQDLITVGHDVVLSQETMLTTGSHAHRRDMALLTRPIVIEPGAWITSRCLVLGGAHVGRSALARPMTVVAGDVPADAIVSGPDCTVVGSRFSGR, from the coding sequence GTGACGGCGGCGCCCGATCCCACGACCGACGTCCCGGTGATCGACCTGTCGCGCGCGCCCGGCGAGCACCAGGCCTGGGACCGCCCGAAGCGCACCGTCTACCTGTGGGCCGTGGTCGAGCTGATCCTCGTCACGAACCCGTGGCAGATCAGCTCGTCGCTCCGGGTCCGCGCGCTCCGGGCGTTCGGCGCCGAGATCGGCGACGGGGTGGTCTTCCGGCCGCGCACGCGGGTCAAGTTCCCGTGGAAGCTGCGCATCGGGGACCGCTCCTGGATCGGCGAGGGCGTCTGGTTCCACAACCAGGACCTCATCACCGTCGGCCACGACGTCGTGCTCTCCCAGGAGACGATGCTCACCACGGGCAGCCACGCACACCGGCGCGACATGGCCCTCCTCACGCGCCCCATCGTCATCGAGCCGGGCGCGTGGATCACGTCGCGCTGCCTGGTCCTCGGTGGCGCGCACGTGGGCCGCTCGGCGCTCGCCCGGCCGATGACCGTGGTCGCGGGCGACGTGCCCGCCGACGCGATCGTGTCGGGTCCCGACTGCACCGTGGTCGGCTCGCGCTTCTCCGGACGCTGA
- a CDS encoding oligosaccharide flippase family protein, with the protein MSADDHAARAARSRDSSVWPLAAQAIIAAVGLVAATLAARLLGPSDYGVYFLALTVTACVAVLFDICVPQAVLTHTPGYLESARTWRRLAVLVAAGAASLTAAVALVVGTSLDADVMWVILCAALPVTMASMTPRAFLIAARQLRYVSLVDLSSVLVGNVVAIGALVLTDSLWAAASSQLVIAAVRWLAFEAAWIRRGRADLPARVPVRPAARQLYTSMHGTYQSQLAGFAARNGDNLLVSILLGPVALAQYSRAYSFLIGPLQQAQQALNPMAIRDLAVARLAGRADDQLRRLAAVVIAVGVPAALAISLSGPHLVQVLLGDEWRTAGALMPLSWGLAASMIVAIPARWALVAGHHSQALTVDAVLNYTVLAGVVVGALTGGLAGVLVINSFIVSPAITITAWCMLGAVPRRLFLRRLLPMAIALGGLTALVCIVVGEYVRSSLVETILDLGIGGLIAVAAFVVLMRRRRRAS; encoded by the coding sequence ATGAGCGCCGACGACCACGCGGCCCGGGCTGCCCGGAGCCGCGACTCCTCGGTGTGGCCGCTCGCGGCGCAGGCGATCATCGCGGCGGTCGGCCTCGTCGCCGCCACCCTCGCCGCGCGGCTGCTGGGTCCGTCCGACTACGGCGTCTACTTCCTGGCGCTCACCGTCACGGCCTGCGTCGCCGTCCTCTTCGACATCTGCGTGCCGCAGGCCGTGCTCACGCACACCCCCGGCTACCTCGAGTCGGCGCGCACCTGGCGCCGCCTGGCCGTCCTCGTCGCGGCGGGTGCTGCGTCGCTCACCGCGGCGGTCGCGCTCGTCGTCGGCACCTCGCTCGACGCCGACGTGATGTGGGTGATCCTCTGCGCCGCGCTGCCCGTCACGATGGCGTCCATGACGCCCCGCGCCTTCCTCATCGCGGCCCGTCAGCTCCGCTACGTCTCGCTCGTCGACCTCTCCAGCGTGCTGGTCGGCAACGTCGTCGCGATCGGCGCGCTCGTCCTCACCGACAGCCTCTGGGCCGCAGCCAGTAGCCAGCTCGTCATCGCGGCCGTCCGCTGGCTGGCGTTCGAAGCCGCATGGATCCGCCGGGGGAGGGCCGACCTGCCCGCCCGCGTCCCCGTCCGCCCGGCGGCACGCCAGCTCTACACGTCGATGCACGGCACCTACCAGAGCCAGCTCGCCGGGTTCGCCGCCCGGAACGGCGACAACCTGCTCGTCAGCATCCTGCTCGGGCCCGTCGCCCTCGCGCAGTACTCCCGGGCCTACTCGTTCCTCATCGGGCCCCTCCAGCAGGCGCAGCAGGCGCTCAACCCGATGGCCATCCGCGACCTGGCGGTGGCGCGCCTCGCCGGTCGCGCCGACGACCAGCTCCGGCGCCTCGCCGCCGTGGTCATCGCCGTCGGCGTGCCGGCCGCGCTGGCGATCTCGCTCAGCGGCCCGCACCTCGTGCAGGTGCTGCTCGGAGACGAGTGGCGGACGGCCGGCGCGCTCATGCCGCTGTCCTGGGGGCTCGCAGCGTCGATGATCGTCGCGATCCCCGCCCGCTGGGCTCTCGTGGCCGGCCACCACTCACAGGCCCTGACGGTGGACGCCGTCCTCAACTACACCGTGCTGGCGGGCGTCGTGGTCGGCGCGCTCACGGGCGGCCTCGCCGGCGTGCTCGTGATCAACTCCTTCATCGTCTCGCCAGCCATCACGATCACCGCATGGTGCATGCTGGGCGCGGTGCCCCGCCGGCTGTTCCTCCGGCGCCTGCTGCCCATGGCGATCGCCTTGGGCGGCCTCACGGCGCTCGTCTGCATCGTCGTCGGCGAGTACGTGCGGTCCAGCCTCGTGGAGACGATCCTCGACCTCGGCATCGGCGGCCTCATCGCGGTCGCGGCCTTCGTCGTCCTCATGCGACGACGGCGTCGCGCGTCCTGA
- the gmd gene encoding GDP-mannose 4,6-dehydratase — protein sequence MAKKAFITGITGQDGSYLAELLLAKGYEVHGLIRRSSTFNTSRIDHLYQDPHEDGAKLFLHYGDLSDGSRLTTLMMQIQPDEVYNLAAQSHVRVSFDEPEHTADTTGTGTIRLLEAVRLSGIETRFYQASSSELYGATPPPQSETTPFYPRSPYGAAKLYSFWITKNYREAYDMFAVNGILFNHESPRRGETFVTRKITRAVAAIKAGKQDHVYLGNLDSIRDWGYAAEYVEGMWRMLQADEPDDFVLATGGNFTVRDFLETAFSHAGLDWSEHVRFDPRYLRPTEVDALVGDATKAEEKLGWKATVDTTMLARIMVDADIAALEAEGRPWIDSVKLASWGTADTTAGEA from the coding sequence ATGGCCAAGAAGGCTTTCATCACAGGCATCACCGGGCAGGACGGCTCGTACCTGGCGGAGCTGCTGCTCGCCAAGGGCTACGAGGTCCACGGCCTCATCCGCCGCTCGTCGACGTTCAACACGTCGCGCATCGACCACCTGTACCAGGACCCGCACGAGGACGGCGCGAAGCTCTTCCTCCACTACGGCGACCTGAGCGACGGCTCGCGCCTCACGACGCTGATGATGCAGATCCAGCCCGACGAGGTCTACAACCTGGCCGCGCAGTCGCACGTGCGCGTCTCCTTCGACGAGCCGGAGCACACCGCGGACACGACGGGCACCGGCACCATCCGCCTGCTCGAGGCCGTGCGCCTCTCGGGCATCGAGACCCGCTTCTACCAGGCCTCCTCGAGCGAGCTGTACGGGGCCACTCCCCCGCCGCAGAGCGAGACCACGCCGTTCTACCCGCGCTCGCCCTACGGCGCCGCGAAGCTCTACAGCTTCTGGATCACGAAGAACTACCGCGAGGCGTACGACATGTTCGCCGTCAACGGGATCCTGTTCAACCACGAGTCGCCCCGCCGCGGCGAGACGTTCGTGACCCGCAAGATCACGCGCGCGGTCGCCGCCATCAAGGCCGGCAAGCAGGACCACGTCTACCTCGGCAACCTCGACAGCATCCGCGACTGGGGCTACGCCGCCGAGTACGTCGAGGGCATGTGGCGGATGCTGCAGGCCGACGAGCCCGACGACTTCGTGCTCGCGACCGGCGGCAACTTCACCGTGCGCGACTTCCTCGAGACCGCGTTCTCGCACGCGGGCCTCGACTGGTCCGAGCACGTGCGGTTCGACCCGCGGTACCTCCGCCCCACCGAGGTCGACGCCCTGGTGGGCGACGCCACGAAGGCCGAGGAGAAGCTCGGCTGGAAGGCCACGGTCGACACCACGATGCTCGCGCGGATCATGGTCGACGCGGACATCGCCGCGCTCGAGGCCGAGGGGCGTCCGTGGATCGACTCCGTGAAGCTCGCGAGCTGGGGCACGGCCGACACGACCGCGGGCGAGGCGTGA
- a CDS encoding serine O-acetyltransferase, producing MSAVDERGRWAADRARYGRGAWLLQPSFWAVSVYRYGRWTRTCSRAVRLPAHVLYVALYSVVRLVTGIDIPRSVQIGPGIMIHHFGTVIVHPQARIGARFTMRHGVTIGAKKGDDVPVIGDDVQVGAFAQILGPIHVGDGSTIGAMTLVLRDVPAGATVVGVPGRVL from the coding sequence GTGAGCGCCGTCGACGAGCGCGGCCGCTGGGCCGCCGACCGGGCACGCTACGGCCGCGGGGCCTGGCTCCTGCAGCCGTCGTTCTGGGCGGTGTCCGTCTACCGGTACGGGCGCTGGACGCGCACCTGCTCGCGGGCCGTGCGGCTGCCCGCCCACGTGCTGTACGTCGCGCTCTACAGCGTGGTGCGGCTGGTGACGGGGATCGACATCCCGCGGTCGGTCCAGATCGGGCCGGGCATCATGATCCACCACTTCGGCACGGTCATCGTGCACCCGCAGGCGCGCATCGGCGCCCGGTTCACCATGCGCCACGGGGTCACGATCGGCGCCAAGAAGGGCGACGACGTGCCGGTCATCGGCGACGACGTGCAGGTGGGCGCCTTCGCGCAGATCCTCGGCCCCATCCACGTGGGCGACGGCAGCACCATCGGCGCGATGACCCTGGTGCTCCGCGACGTGCCCGCCGGGGCGACCGTGGTCGGCGTCCCGGGACGCGTGCTGTGA
- a CDS encoding glycosyltransferase, with the protein MNGAPDADPGAAAPPLRVLHLSVRLGEGGAAGVARTLMHELAELGVDGSFAYGYGPGGGDSGGADAPSALRVTSRPRAALNMAAHLVVGTEVVRPASDRREELRAAIAAADVVHLHIVHSYWLPPRWLFREIAAAGTPVVWTLHDQWIMTGRCAQPGTCRLWEDGCPRCPDLQAYPPARVDNAARVFTRRREDIAALRRAVPSAVVACAHWLAAEAATAGFDDVRTITNSVDRAFWSEATAARVPSDAPRSGALFICRDLRDPAKVDWDALRAIAADTTEGLTIMGDDAPEDAPGAARLPATGDRVELARVMRRHDRLVFTSRVDYFPLTVSEALTAGMRVFAVDSPAIREFGDHPDVTVVGTGTELAAALLADERAGARADRDARDVRRFDPRRMADEYRAVYEELVSA; encoded by the coding sequence ATGAACGGCGCGCCCGACGCGGATCCGGGTGCCGCCGCCCCGCCCCTGCGCGTCCTCCACCTCAGCGTGCGGCTCGGCGAGGGCGGCGCGGCCGGCGTCGCCCGCACGCTGATGCACGAGCTGGCCGAGCTGGGCGTCGACGGCTCGTTCGCGTACGGCTACGGACCCGGCGGCGGCGACTCCGGCGGAGCGGACGCGCCATCGGCCCTCCGCGTCACGTCCCGGCCCCGCGCCGCCCTCAACATGGCGGCGCACCTCGTCGTCGGCACCGAGGTCGTCCGTCCGGCGTCCGACCGCCGCGAGGAGCTGCGCGCGGCCATCGCGGCCGCCGACGTCGTGCACCTGCACATCGTGCACAGCTACTGGCTGCCTCCGCGGTGGCTGTTCCGCGAGATCGCCGCGGCCGGCACGCCCGTGGTGTGGACGCTGCACGACCAGTGGATCATGACGGGCCGCTGCGCCCAGCCCGGCACGTGCCGGCTCTGGGAGGACGGCTGCCCGCGCTGCCCGGACCTCCAGGCGTACCCGCCGGCCCGCGTCGACAACGCCGCGCGCGTCTTCACCCGTCGGCGCGAGGACATCGCCGCCCTCCGCCGGGCCGTGCCCTCGGCCGTCGTGGCCTGCGCGCACTGGCTCGCGGCCGAGGCCGCGACGGCGGGCTTCGACGACGTGCGCACGATCACGAACTCCGTCGACCGCGCGTTCTGGTCGGAGGCGACCGCGGCACGGGTACCATCGGACGCACCGCGCTCGGGTGCCCTGTTCATCTGCCGCGACCTCCGGGATCCGGCCAAGGTCGACTGGGACGCGCTCCGTGCCATCGCCGCGGACACGACCGAAGGGCTCACGATCATGGGAGACGACGCACCCGAGGACGCCCCGGGCGCCGCGCGCCTCCCCGCCACCGGAGACCGCGTCGAGCTGGCGCGCGTGATGCGGCGCCACGACCGCCTCGTCTTCACCTCGCGGGTGGACTACTTCCCGCTCACCGTCTCCGAGGCGCTGACGGCGGGCATGCGCGTGTTCGCCGTCGACTCGCCGGCGATCCGCGAGTTCGGCGACCACCCCGACGTCACGGTGGTGGGAACGGGCACGGAGCTCGCCGCGGCGCTCCTCGCGGACGAGCGGGCGGGCGCCCGCGCGGATCGCGACGCGCGCGACGTCCGCCGATTCGACCCGCGGCGCATGGCCGACGAGTACCGCGCCGTGTACGAGGAGCTGGTGTCCGCATGA
- a CDS encoding putative colanic acid polymerase WcaD encodes MTRSYRREAWLMGVAIIGQHFMIVQAAGYPVTLGLVVGVPLILLLSRGGYASRLILALCAVVALTASAALVTGMEGSDPLSFLRTLALFVLAVIVIVAGSAGLDPGFIGSRAFSTAISVTLLLVVGLSVLQVAAGTLGSEAFFNVFGRFQYLYEYQPYLQFNPIPRAQGFFLEPSYDAFVIGTLTLISLLTGRHFRGTIAVGILGVLMSRSATGLLLLLIIGVVVALRSRPGASIVVLSGLAVVGVASGTYLQTRLESFSTSGSSTNYRLVAPLQVLGDTLLHTPIGHALGSVSNILLGYDLYNGAELGTSLDNGLYVLVFYFGWIGLVLIAALAILSIRAMLRSRRSTWGAVAPLWLFGTLFFSGGIMLPEYAVMTALLIATLVACNESLVAPHAGIPTAPVRRRGDLPGPAGAQQHAPVGAPARP; translated from the coding sequence ATGACCCGCAGCTACCGGCGCGAGGCGTGGCTGATGGGCGTCGCGATCATCGGCCAGCACTTCATGATCGTCCAGGCGGCCGGCTACCCCGTCACGCTCGGGCTGGTCGTGGGCGTGCCCCTGATCCTCCTGCTGTCGCGCGGCGGCTACGCGAGCCGCCTCATCCTCGCGCTCTGCGCGGTCGTGGCGCTCACGGCGTCGGCGGCGCTCGTGACCGGCATGGAGGGCAGCGATCCGCTGTCGTTCCTCCGCACGCTCGCGCTGTTCGTGCTCGCGGTCATCGTGATCGTCGCCGGATCCGCCGGGCTCGACCCCGGGTTCATCGGCTCGCGGGCCTTCTCCACGGCTATCTCCGTCACGCTCCTGCTGGTCGTCGGCCTGTCCGTCCTCCAGGTGGCCGCGGGGACGCTCGGCAGCGAGGCGTTCTTCAACGTGTTCGGGCGCTTCCAGTACCTGTACGAGTACCAGCCCTACCTCCAGTTCAATCCCATCCCGCGCGCGCAGGGCTTCTTCCTCGAGCCGTCCTACGACGCCTTCGTCATCGGGACGCTCACGCTCATCTCGCTGCTCACCGGCCGCCACTTCCGCGGCACCATCGCGGTCGGCATCCTCGGCGTCCTCATGTCCCGCTCCGCGACGGGTCTCCTGCTGCTGCTCATCATCGGCGTCGTCGTGGCCCTCCGCTCGCGGCCGGGCGCGAGCATCGTCGTCCTCAGCGGCCTCGCGGTCGTGGGCGTCGCGAGCGGCACGTACCTGCAGACCCGGCTGGAGAGCTTCAGCACGTCCGGATCCAGCACCAACTACCGGCTCGTGGCGCCGCTGCAGGTCCTCGGGGACACGCTCCTGCACACGCCCATCGGCCATGCCCTCGGATCGGTGTCGAACATCCTGCTGGGCTACGACTTGTACAACGGCGCGGAGCTCGGCACCTCGCTCGACAACGGCCTCTACGTCCTCGTGTTCTACTTCGGGTGGATCGGCCTGGTGCTCATCGCTGCCCTCGCCATCCTGTCGATCCGGGCGATGCTCCGCAGCAGACGCTCGACCTGGGGAGCCGTGGCGCCGCTGTGGCTCTTCGGGACCCTATTCTTCTCCGGCGGGATCATGCTGCCCGAGTACGCCGTCATGACCGCCCTCCTCATCGCGACGCTCGTCGCCTGCAACGAAAGCCTGGTCGCTCCCCATGCCGGTATCCCCACCGCTCCTGTCCGTCGTCGTGGTGACCTTCCGGGACCTGCCGGGGCTCAGCAGCACGCTCCGGTCGGTGCGCCAGCTCGTCCATGA
- a CDS encoding polysaccharide pyruvyl transferase family protein: MNGLLLDPSISSANIGDQIIRENVLRALDGVMPITGSLPTQTRLTRDQRRTAADAELAIVGGTNLLSSNMPWYRQWKLDPIVARSLKHKVVLLGVGWWQYQDEPNRYTTHMLREVLSPDLVHSVRDEYTKVRLERMGFRVVNTACPTMWGLDRHNGVESPRPAQAILTLTDYNRDVAEDEWLIALAAEHYERVVIWPQSIRDAAYARTLEGDFTIAEPTLAAYDALLAAGDSDYIGTRLHGGVRALETGAWGVIVAVDNRALEISRDTGLPVHARGEREAIRATVERRAPLDVRLPYDEIHAWKAQLPVAG, from the coding sequence ATGAACGGACTCCTGCTCGATCCCTCCATCTCGTCCGCCAACATCGGCGACCAGATCATCCGCGAGAACGTCCTCCGGGCGCTCGACGGCGTCATGCCGATCACCGGCAGCCTGCCCACGCAGACGCGCCTGACGCGCGACCAGCGCCGGACCGCCGCGGACGCCGAGCTGGCGATCGTGGGCGGCACCAACCTCCTCTCCTCGAACATGCCCTGGTACCGCCAGTGGAAGCTCGACCCGATCGTGGCCCGCAGCCTCAAGCACAAGGTCGTCCTGCTCGGCGTCGGCTGGTGGCAGTACCAGGACGAGCCCAACCGCTACACCACGCACATGCTCCGCGAGGTCCTCTCCCCGGACCTCGTGCACTCGGTCCGCGACGAGTACACCAAGGTGCGCCTCGAGCGCATGGGCTTCCGCGTCGTGAACACGGCGTGCCCGACCATGTGGGGGCTCGACCGGCACAACGGCGTCGAGAGCCCGCGCCCCGCGCAGGCGATCCTGACGCTCACCGACTACAACCGCGACGTCGCCGAGGACGAGTGGCTCATCGCCCTCGCCGCCGAGCACTACGAGCGCGTCGTGATCTGGCCGCAGTCGATCCGCGACGCGGCCTACGCGCGCACCCTGGAGGGCGACTTCACGATCGCGGAGCCGACGCTCGCCGCCTACGACGCGCTCCTCGCCGCGGGCGACTCCGACTACATCGGCACGCGCCTGCACGGCGGCGTCCGCGCGCTCGAGACGGGGGCGTGGGGCGTCATCGTCGCCGTCGACAACCGGGCGCTGGAGATCAGCCGCGACACCGGGCTCCCCGTGCACGCGCGCGGCGAGCGGGAGGCGATCCGCGCGACGGTCGAGCGTCGGGCGCCCCTCGACGTGCGGCTCCCGTACGACGAGATCCACGCCTGGAAGGCGCAGCTCCCGGTGGCCGGATGA
- a CDS encoding colanic acid biosynthesis glycosyltransferase WcaE, with amino-acid sequence MRQLVHDAGDAIEVIVVDGGTGEGLDEVVTSSGVPVDLSSGPDAGIYDAMNAGIARSTGRFVWFLNGGDRSHVESWELLSGILRAAGDDELLLGDYLLDTGHGEILRKARPPFYIHHGLPTSHQAILYPGSRIRGARYDLRFRVVGDYELTARLLRSGVRPVVVHVPLAVFAAGGMSQVRAKEIAVEAARVQAETLRTPLPIRWASRALHTASRIRRTVQTS; translated from the coding sequence GTGCGCCAGCTCGTCCATGACGCGGGCGACGCGATCGAGGTCATCGTCGTCGACGGCGGCACGGGGGAGGGGCTCGACGAGGTCGTGACCTCCTCCGGCGTCCCGGTCGACCTCTCGAGCGGCCCCGACGCCGGCATCTACGACGCCATGAACGCCGGCATCGCCCGTTCGACCGGGAGGTTCGTCTGGTTCCTCAACGGCGGCGACCGATCCCACGTCGAGTCCTGGGAGCTGCTGTCCGGCATCCTGCGCGCGGCGGGCGACGACGAGCTCCTCCTCGGCGACTACCTGCTCGACACCGGACACGGCGAGATCCTGCGGAAGGCCCGTCCGCCCTTCTACATCCACCACGGCCTGCCCACCTCCCACCAGGCCATCCTGTATCCGGGATCCCGCATCCGCGGCGCCCGCTACGACCTCCGCTTCCGCGTCGTCGGCGACTACGAGCTCACGGCCCGGCTGCTGCGATCCGGGGTCCGCCCGGTCGTCGTGCACGTCCCGCTCGCCGTCTTCGCCGCGGGCGGCATGTCGCAGGTGCGCGCCAAGGAGATCGCCGTGGAGGCGGCGCGGGTGCAGGCCGAGACGCTGCGCACGCCCCTGCCGATCCGCTGGGCGAGCCGGGCGCTGCACACGGCGAGCCGCATCCGCCGCACGGTGCAGACGTCGTGA